The region tggggagagttTTCTTTTGGACCCAAAGCTCTTGGAGCTGATCTCCAGGACTTGCAGCTTGAAATCCTAATAATGGATGAGCAGCAGAAGAAAGTTATTCAGCGGCACGAGGGAAGGCCCCGCAAAGTGAGGTTCAAAATCTCATCATCTTACAGTGGCCGAGTGCTGAAGCAGGTCTATGAGGACGGGCAGGAGCTCGAGCCCCCAGCCAAGGAGCACTCGCGGCGTTTCCTCCGCCACAGCTTCGAGCCAGGGGACCActtctgtggggctggggaaagGTCCGAGAACAGGTTCTACCCACCAGCCAAGCTGACTGCCCAGAGGATCAGCATCTTGAAAGAGGACAAGAAGTACAGCCTGACCAGTAGCTCACCCCTGCTCGGTGACTGCCAGCCTGGTGACAGCCACTGCCGGGTAAGTGGTGTCCAGCCTGGAAaccagctgctggctgagccACCTTGGACCCATCTGGTAACAGCAGTCTCAAGCTGGGTCTGCACTCAGTCAAAACTCAGCTTTGCTAGTCCAGGACCTTGAAAGGGTGACTGTAAATCTTCAGCCTTTACCCCACAAACCCTGCATTCTGCTTCCTTGCAAAGGACAGGAGCTGTGTGAGttgcagcatctgctgctctgctcccaccgGGCTGGCTTGCAGCTGTCCCCCTGTATAATGATACATTTCCATATATATCAGCATCCATATGCAGTCATCCTACTGCGTCTAAAGCAGTCAAATGTAAGGTGGATATTATCTTAATTAGttatatttaaaacactgaagttgCATGACTTGAGCTGGCAAAATGGTTGGTGCCACCGGCAGCGTCCCAGTGAGCCCCTGAGCGGGGCCTCCACGTGCCCTGGCAGGTCAGAATTCCCCTTTGGCTGCTTTGAAAATCCCAGCTTTGTTTCACTGGGCATTTTATTCACATATAATTAATGCAATTGATACAGAAGTGTATCTTTAGTCCTAATAAAAAGCCAGTAAATGTGTAGTACATGTTCAGTTGATGAATACACAGGGATTGttagttttcttcctctgttaaattacatttatgtgtattttactgctgtttggttttatcAAATCTAGATGTACCAACGAAACAATTCAATTACCAGTGATGGCACATTGGCACTGTTGATAACAGCCACGTCACGCTGATATGCAGAATCTGAATGGAGTAGGTTATACTGATAGAATCAGCAGACTCATAAAACTCGACCCACGTATGTTCAAAGAAAGGAGAGGGGGGTGAGGCTGGAGGGAAACTCCAAGGGAAAGGGGATGTCAGTCAAGTGCATCAACTTCTGTGATGGAAAGAGAATGTTGTCATGTGTTGTGGTCTTTGGGTAAAGAAGGAATGTCATTCTGGCTGACACAGCTAGAGGGGCTaaagtgctttaaaaagtataaaatgcTGTTTATGACCTTGGTTTGAATGCATTTGGTCTATTGAGTCTTGGTGCTAATCAAAGTTGTGTGTGGGAAACCCAGGTGGCTCATATTTGAACTGTGTTTAGTTGATATACTGAACATCTATTTTAACTGAATATATCAAACCATGATGAATGTCTCCTGCCTGAAGCTGGAGCACTAATGTGATCTTATCCATACCATTAATTTGTTCTGCATTCCTGGGCAACGCTCATCTCTATTCCCTAGTTTTCCTAACCGTAAATACCTTGAATACTCCCACTATCCAGTGGGAGTTCTGTTTTGCATCAACATGCATTTGGTATTTGGAGACACCATGTCTGTCTCAAGGCTTTTCAAGCCTCCTGCAAATGGTGAGGATTTGTGTTCACCTGTCACCTCCCCATGCTTCTCCCCATAGAGAAGCAGGTGCCCAGTGGCCAGGAGAGCCACCAGCCACCTCGTCAGCATTGCTTGCTGACACAGATACCTAAACAGACTGAAATATGAAGAGTGTGTAAAACAATAGGCTGAGGTAACTGCCATGTGACACCAGTGCAAAGGGAAGAGGGACCTGGTGagcaaaatgctgctttcagggAAATGTTTGACCATACCAAGCTTCACTTTAGAACTATTACAAACTAATACAAATTCAGGTGTGCCCAGAGATGGGTATTTAGACTGGCTCTTCACTGTTAGGAACACAATCTAGCACTAGATAATGAGGTTTTTCTATAATCTGATCCTTTTGCCAGCATTCataaattagaaagaaaagttttagCTATGAAAATCCCCATTAAAGGCCGCAGAATGGGTCACCAACATGGGACATTTCTACTTCTGGCCCAAAAACATGAAAACCCCTCTCCACTCCCCAGCTACTCAGCCTTCAAAGAAATGTAGGTCAGGCCCCAGTGCAGAAGTTGCTTTTCCATACATGGCAACACTGCTGCTCTTGGAACTGGGGCTGAGGTTCTTCTCGAGGTATTTatgctggtgagacactgataAGATCCTTCTACAGGCTTCTCCAATTCTAGATTTTGGCAAGATAATAATCTACACTAATAACCTGAAAATCATCCGTGCACCAATGGACCAGAAAGAGCTCATGAGAAGAGTCATCCAGACTGAGGGGATAAGTGACTGGGCCTTCGTATATcgggaaaagaaagaaagacttgGTGGTGGACacaaaaaagatgtggaaaagAAGATTGTCTGTAACCCCTATGTGCAGGTAAGAGAAAATGTAAAGTGCTGTTGGGTCTTACAGCCCTGGCCAGACTACTGAGTGTTGCCACCCAAGCCCCATCTGTGTCTGCATCTGGCACTTAACTACATCTGGATTACAAGCACCACTTTGTTCCTCTTTCCACTTGGGAGATAACTGATCAACACTGCTGTGTGGCTTGTGCTCTGGGGACAGCTATTCTGATTCCAGATGTTCATGTCTCCCACTTGATTCCTCCTCTGGAGATTGCTGATGTTTAAATAGCTTGGCTTAGGTCCATCCTTTGTCACTGTCTCCCAGTGGAAGAGAGCAGACTGGGGTTTCTCCAGCCTGACAAAGCTaaacacagctgctctgtggttGAGACTGCCCAAGGCTAAAATTTTAATATCAGCTGAAATAAGATTGTGCCTTCCACTTATTTTCTCACAGGTTAGTCTTTGTTGGTCAGAATCCCAATTAGTCTGACCATAATTTGATCCCACGAAACACAATGTTGTCATGCAGGGCAAATAAACACTACAGTTTTGCAGATCTGAGACTGacctgtgctgagggcaggtTCCCTTGGTCcttctgcagccaccagccttTCTTATGGTTGACCTGCACAAGGACCccaggaaaactgaaaacagcctTGGGAAACTAGGTAGGAATTTTGACTTTTGTCGGTTTTGAAATAAACTGGATTTTCAGAAAGGGAGTTTgaatataaaagcaaatatCCATCCCATCTACTGGCAGACACCCCTCTGAGTCATTGAAAAATGACTCCTGGCCTCTTGGGGGAATATAAGTCAAAAAGACCTCCATAAGGTCACAGATTGTCTTCCTGCAGGCCCCTCAGTGGAGGAGCAGCTTTGGAGTAGGACAACAGCTCCCTTAAGGTGCCCTTCCAGAGAAACTGAACTCTGTAAGAACTCAGCAAAGTACTTCTGTTCTCCCTGGTGTttgggaattaaaaaataaaacttgaagGTCGtaaagctgtgatttttttaagaataatttttgaTTTTTCTATACACTGGTATAATGAACATTCATCTAAAGATGGCCAAACCACAGGAAGGTTATTCTTCTGGGAAGTCAATCAATTTGGACTATTGAATTCATAAGCAGGCACCAATATGAAGTGTATCTGGCACCAACTCCCCCTCTCTTAGTCAAAACCTCATCCCATCCTGCAGATCTCTGAACCTGACATCAGGAGAACAAACCTATGTCGTGCTGCATTCTTCCTGAGGCAGGTGCTCCATTTCTGGGCTCAGGGGCAGCACTCAATTTTAAGATGGGATTCAAAAGAGGCTG is a window of Apus apus isolate bApuApu2 chromosome 13, bApuApu2.pri.cur, whole genome shotgun sequence DNA encoding:
- the GRXCR2 gene encoding glutaredoxin domain-containing cysteine-rich protein 2; this encodes MDEQQKKVIQRHEGRPRKVRFKISSSYSGRVLKQVYEDGQELEPPAKEHSRRFLRHSFEPGDHFCGAGERSENRFYPPAKLTAQRISILKEDKKYSLTSSSPLLGDCQPGDSHCRASPILDFGKIIIYTNNLKIIRAPMDQKELMRRVIQTEGISDWAFVYREKKERLGGGHKKDVEKKIVCNPYVQGGDAGHGCSQCKGSGSAPCSLCHGSKFSMLANRFRESYRALRCPACNESGLQPCQICAP